In Pirellulales bacterium, the DNA window GCCAGGCCGATGCCGAGCGCCTTGAACATGGCAATCATCGGCGGCAGTTGCCCCATCAGCTCGACGCGGACGCCGCGTGGCGGCTCGCCGGCGGCGGCGACGGCCGCTTCGACCTGCCGCGACGCGCGGCCCATATCTTCTCCCTCGACGTTCGCCGTCAGCGTGACGTAACGCTGCGACATGTCGCGGTCCAATTCACCGGGGCGAACGCCCTCGTGAACCGACGCCACGTCGCGAATCATCAAGTTCACCAGCGGATTCACCGACTGCAGCGGCAGAATCTCGATATCCTCGGGCTTTTCCATGCGCAACGGGGGAACCTGAATCTGCACCAGGTAATCGAATCCGGTTTTTACATCGATCCAGTAGTTCAGATTCGTAAACCGCGTCGAAGAGGTTGCCATCACCAGGGCTTGGGCCACGTCCTCGACCGTGGCGCCGCTGAGGCCTGCTTTTTCGCGATCGACGGTCACTTCGACGGACGGGTAGTCGAGTTCCTGCTCGAATCCGATATCGCGCAGATACGGAATGCGCCTCATTTCCGCCGCGATTCTTTCCGCATGCTGTCGGACGGCCGTCAGGTCGGTACCCACGATCCGCACCGCGATTGGCGCCAAGGAACCGAAGCTCATGACGCTGGTGACGATATCGCCCGGCTCGAAGCCGAACACGGCCAGCCTGGCCTGCGTCGCGGCGTCTTCCGGGGACAGGCCGCCTTGTTCCAGGCGCTGGGTCAGCCAGGGAATCACTTTCTCGGGCAACAGCTTGCGCAGCCGCTCGCGAAACTCAGCGAGTTTGATGCCGCTTTCTTCATTCAAGGCCACGCGTAGCTGCCCATCGTCCGGGCCGCGCATGAAGAGGACCATATTGTCGATGCCGAAGTTCGGCGCGACCTGGCCCACGAAGCCCATCGAAATGTCGATGTTTTCGGCCCCGGCTTCGGCTTCGATGACTTCCAGACATTTGACGGCCATTTGTCGCGTGAGATCGAAGTTCGAGCCCGGCGGAGGCCGGAATCGCAGCACGAACTGGCCCGAATCGACCTGCGGAAACAACTCGTTGCCAACCTGGATGCCGAGAACGGCCAGGATCGCGACGCAGCCAGCGATATAGGCCGGCACGATGATCCACCGCAGCCGCACGAACCACTCGACGATCTTGCCATAGACCTTGAGAAAGCGGCCGAACAGCCCGGCGTGCTCCGCAGCTTCGCCATGCCCGCCGTGCTTGAGCAGGTAGACGCACATGATCGGCACGAAAGTGCTGGAGAGAAGATACGACGAGATCATCGCGAACCCCACGCCCAGCGTTAGCGGCATGAAGAGCGAGCGGAGCGGATCCTCCATGATGAAAGCGGGGATGAAGACGGACAGGATGCACAACAGGGCCAGCAAACGGGGTACGGCCGTGGCATTGCTGGCGTGTAGAACGGCCGAGGCCAGCTTCGGCGTGTGCTCCATTTGCACGTGTACGTTCTCGATGGTCACCGTGGCTTCGTCGACGAGAATGCCGATCGCCAGCGCCATTCCACCCAGCGACATGATGTTGATCGTGTTGCCGGTCAGCCACAGCCCGAACAACGAGCCCAAGAGCGCCAGCGGGATATTGGCGACCACGACGATCACGCTGCGCAGGTCGCCAAGAAACAACAAGATCATCAAACCCGTCAGGCCGGCGCCGATCAGCCCCTCGGTCGCCACGCTTTCGACCGCCGCCAGCACGGTAGGCGACTCGTCGAACTCGAAGTTCACCGAGACGTCCTTGGGAACCGCGTCACGAAACAGTTGCATCGATTTGCGGATGTCGCCCACGACCGTCAGCGTCGAGCCGGTATCCTTCTTGATGATGGGCAAGAAAACCGACTTCTTGCCGTTGACCAGCGCATAGCCGTAGGTGATATCCGTGTCGTCCTGGATGACGGCCACGTCGCGCAGGTAGACGTTCTCGCCGATCTTCAGTGGAATATCGCCTAGCCGCTGCACGTCGACGACCGTGGCATTGTTGGCCACCACGGGCATGGAATCTTTCACGTAGATGTTGCCCGCCGGAATGATCGTATTCCCCGAGGCCAACGCTTCGATCACCTGCTGTGGTCGCAGGTTATAGGTGAGCAGCTTGTGCGGATCGACCGTCACGACGATCGAACGCATATTCGGGCCGAAGGGAGAAATCGCCACCGTGCCGGGAACGAACTTTTGCACGAGCGGGCGAATAATGTTCTGGGCATAATCGCCCATGAGGCCCAGGGACGTCTCCTTGCTCTCGAACACCAGGTAGCCCACCGGCACGCTGCCCGCGTCCATGCGCATGATCATCGGCGGCAGCGTTCCCTTGGGCATCCATGACATGGCCCGGTCGGACATCGCCACGACTTGCGCCATGGCCTGCCCCATGTCGGTACCGGGAAAGAACGACAACTCGCACAGCGCAACCTGTTGGATGTTGCGCGTCTTGATGTCCTGGATGCCGTCGACGTACTGAAAGTACAGTTCGAGCTGGTTGACGATGAACCCTTCCATCTGGTCGGGGCTCATGCCGATGTAATCAAGAAAGACGTAGATCTTCGGCACGTTGAGCGAGGGAAAGATATCGACGCGCATCCGGCTGTAAGCCAGAAATCCGCCGCTGACGAGTGCCACGACCAACATCATGGTCGTGATCGGCCGCCGCATGGCGAAGACAGTCGGATTCATGGATCTCTCACTCGCGAGAGAGAGCCGATGCGAAATATCGGCTGAAAATCACCGCCTTCTCGTACCCTAGCACGAATCTTATTGGTCGCAAGAGCGTGAGTCGTGTGTCGAGGACATTCGCCGCCGCGATCTTACGATGCC includes these proteins:
- a CDS encoding efflux RND transporter permease subunit translates to MNPTVFAMRRPITTMMLVVALVSGGFLAYSRMRVDIFPSLNVPKIYVFLDYIGMSPDQMEGFIVNQLELYFQYVDGIQDIKTRNIQQVALCELSFFPGTDMGQAMAQVVAMSDRAMSWMPKGTLPPMIMRMDAGSVPVGYLVFESKETSLGLMGDYAQNIIRPLVQKFVPGTVAISPFGPNMRSIVVTVDPHKLLTYNLRPQQVIEALASGNTIIPAGNIYVKDSMPVVANNATVVDVQRLGDIPLKIGENVYLRDVAVIQDDTDITYGYALVNGKKSVFLPIIKKDTGSTLTVVGDIRKSMQLFRDAVPKDVSVNFEFDESPTVLAAVESVATEGLIGAGLTGLMILLFLGDLRSVIVVVANIPLALLGSLFGLWLTGNTINIMSLGGMALAIGILVDEATVTIENVHVQMEHTPKLASAVLHASNATAVPRLLALLCILSVFIPAFIMEDPLRSLFMPLTLGVGFAMISSYLLSSTFVPIMCVYLLKHGGHGEAAEHAGLFGRFLKVYGKIVEWFVRLRWIIVPAYIAGCVAILAVLGIQVGNELFPQVDSGQFVLRFRPPPGSNFDLTRQMAVKCLEVIEAEAGAENIDISMGFVGQVAPNFGIDNMVLFMRGPDDGQLRVALNEESGIKLAEFRERLRKLLPEKVIPWLTQRLEQGGLSPEDAATQARLAVFGFEPGDIVTSVMSFGSLAPIAVRIVGTDLTAVRQHAERIAAEMRRIPYLRDIGFEQELDYPSVEVTVDREKAGLSGATVEDVAQALVMATSSTRFTNLNYWIDVKTGFDYLVQIQVPPLRMEKPEDIEILPLQSVNPLVNLMIRDVASVHEGVRPGELDRDMSQRYVTLTANVEGEDMGRASRQVEAAVAAAGEPPRGVRVELMGQLPPMIAMFKALGIGLAVAVFVILVLLTAYFESPRLALVSVGAVPGVLAGIATILYFTGTSLNIESFMGSIMCLGVSVSNSVMLVTFMDDHWQNGDHSVKAAILGASERLRPILMTACAMTVGMVPMALALERGSQMQAPLGLAVIGGLVMSTFATLLVLPSVFAIVIGSKMARSASIYPDDKRSVHYDPLVFARVDEFHEEMKPSEDYAAWDERMGGKPPAGAPHEEASPDEPAPPDAGSETPESGSHDAAIE